A genome region from Fervidobacterium changbaicum includes the following:
- a CDS encoding beta-glucosidase family protein — protein sequence MAKVEFDIEKLISEMTVEEKINFVVGAGILWLPNNPAPKVKGEAGETREIKRLGIPKAVLADGPAGLRIDPERENDENKYHATAFPIETMLASTWNRQILRKIGEAMGEEVREYGVDVLLAPAINIHRNPLCGRNFEYYSEDPLLTGEMAASFVEGVQSQGVGACLKHFVANEQETNRMSVDTIVSERALREIYLKPFEIAIKKAKPWTVMSSYNKLNGKYTSQNKWLLKDVLRDEWGFEGFVMTDWFAGDNAAEQIKSWNDLLMPGNTYQIFKNRRPEIEEIKGAYERGEITEEMLNERVRTILKVLVKTPSFRGYKYSNKPNLEEHARVAYEAGCEGVVLLKNNGALPIKPETRVAIFGTGQIETIKGGTGSGDTHPRYVVNLLDGLIEKGIKIDEELSEVYKQKISELRASDYKITKNEWGDNIIPRLPQDLLAEEEIKRYATVNDIGVFVITRISGEGVDRKLVKGDFYLADDEIHMLSKLSKAFREQGKKLVVVLNVGAPIEIESWKDMCDAILLIWQPGQEAGRIFADVISGKVNPSGKLPTTFPKRYEDVPSRSFPGEPKDNTEVVVYDEDIYVGYRYYDTFRVEPAFEFGFGLSYTTFEYSNLKIYRDGGDIVVRFEVTNTGEVAGKEVAQVYVRAPRGKIDKPYQELKGFDKTKLLGPGEKQKIEIRIPVSSLASFDGRCWVIEKGEYEIRVGASSRDIRLKQTYILD from the coding sequence ATGGCTAAAGTGGAATTCGATATCGAAAAGCTGATTTCTGAAATGACTGTTGAAGAGAAGATCAACTTTGTCGTGGGAGCTGGTATTCTCTGGTTGCCAAACAACCCTGCACCAAAGGTCAAAGGTGAAGCAGGCGAAACTCGTGAGATAAAAAGGCTTGGCATTCCAAAAGCAGTACTTGCCGATGGACCTGCAGGACTTAGAATCGATCCAGAACGTGAAAACGATGAGAATAAATACCATGCTACAGCATTTCCGATAGAGACCATGCTCGCTTCCACTTGGAACAGACAAATTCTAAGAAAAATCGGAGAAGCAATGGGAGAAGAAGTAAGAGAATACGGTGTCGATGTATTGCTTGCACCTGCCATAAACATCCACAGAAATCCACTGTGTGGCAGGAACTTCGAATACTACTCTGAGGATCCATTACTAACAGGTGAAATGGCTGCGAGCTTCGTCGAAGGTGTTCAATCCCAAGGCGTTGGTGCTTGTTTGAAACATTTTGTTGCCAACGAACAGGAAACCAATCGTATGAGTGTTGATACGATAGTTTCAGAACGAGCTTTGCGTGAGATTTATCTAAAACCGTTCGAGATAGCCATCAAGAAAGCAAAACCTTGGACTGTGATGAGCTCGTACAACAAGCTGAATGGTAAGTATACATCGCAAAACAAGTGGTTATTGAAAGACGTGCTTCGTGATGAATGGGGATTTGAAGGATTTGTGATGACGGATTGGTTTGCTGGTGATAATGCGGCAGAACAGATAAAATCATGGAACGATTTATTGATGCCGGGGAACACATATCAGATATTCAAGAACAGAAGGCCGGAGATAGAGGAGATAAAGGGAGCGTACGAACGAGGGGAAATAACGGAAGAGATGTTAAATGAAAGAGTGAGGACGATATTGAAGGTGCTTGTCAAAACGCCATCGTTCAGAGGTTATAAGTACAGCAACAAGCCGAACTTAGAAGAACATGCTCGTGTAGCGTACGAAGCAGGTTGCGAAGGTGTTGTGCTACTGAAAAACAACGGGGCGTTACCCATAAAACCAGAAACAAGAGTTGCAATTTTTGGCACAGGTCAGATAGAGACGATAAAAGGAGGAACTGGTAGTGGAGATACGCACCCAAGATATGTGGTCAACCTTCTTGACGGATTGATCGAAAAAGGTATCAAAATCGATGAAGAACTATCGGAAGTTTACAAACAGAAGATATCCGAACTAAGAGCTTCTGACTATAAGATTACGAAGAACGAATGGGGAGACAACATAATTCCACGACTACCTCAGGACCTGTTAGCTGAAGAGGAAATCAAAAGATACGCAACGGTAAATGACATAGGTGTTTTTGTTATAACCAGAATCTCCGGAGAAGGAGTAGATAGGAAACTTGTAAAAGGCGATTTCTACTTGGCAGACGATGAGATTCACATGTTATCGAAGCTTTCAAAGGCATTTAGAGAGCAAGGAAAGAAACTGGTTGTTGTACTTAACGTAGGCGCACCTATAGAGATTGAAAGTTGGAAGGATATGTGTGATGCGATTTTATTGATATGGCAGCCAGGTCAAGAAGCAGGAAGAATCTTTGCAGATGTGATAAGTGGGAAGGTTAATCCTTCCGGCAAGCTACCAACAACGTTCCCGAAACGATACGAAGACGTTCCGTCAAGATCGTTCCCAGGAGAACCGAAAGACAACACTGAAGTTGTCGTCTACGATGAAGATATCTACGTGGGCTACAGGTATTACGATACATTCAGAGTAGAACCTGCTTTTGAGTTTGGATTTGGGTTATCGTACACGACATTTGAATATTCGAACTTGAAAATATACAGAGACGGTGGAGATATCGTTGTGAGGTTTGAGGTGACCAACACTGGTGAGGTTGCTGGGAAAGAAGTTGCACAGGTGTACGTGAGAGCGCCGAGAGGGAAGATAGACAAACCATACCAAGAGCTCAAAGGTTTTGACAAGACGAAGTTGCTTGGGCCAGGTGAAAAGCAAAAGATAGAAATCAGAATTCCGGTCTCAAGTCTTGCAAGCTTCGATGGTCGGTGCTGGGTAATTGAGAAAGGTGAATATGAAATCAGAGTAGGTGCTTCATCAAGGGATATCAGATTAAAGCAAACCTACATTCTGGACTAA
- a CDS encoding cellobiose phosphorylase, whose translation MVRYYFDENKRFVIEEYNNSKPFSSFLPGIAGKKGIPLWVFYVNRAQAIASFGIAHKDNPIMEFHPAFRSYQVVFTHGFRTFVKDLSKNTFFEPFGKVSNEKVVQRMYITRNEVELEEINEAHGLKTNVLYFMLPQENLGALIRIVKFQNISNEVKKFEILDGLPALLPYGTNDYGLKHVGNTLKAWMEVYNLENKIPVFKLRSTAEDVAAVSEFKEGNFYVSFKIQSQAKELLMPLVDPDIVFGMNTSYITPDVFLDQNLSEIKKMKQITSNKVPCAFSPVEAILQPGEELHLYTVTGHTPDMNLLKEYAERFSSQEYLERKRREGSQIIEEIVSDVWTKTSSDLFDEYTKQTYLDNVLRGGYPVVLREGSDSLVYHVYSRKHGDLERDYNYFVLLPEYYSSGNANYRDVNQNRREDVVFHPEIGNYNIRFFVNLIQADGYNPLVINGVRYSLNPDCEVEEFLKSELENHKDVEKLLNFLKAGNLTPGKLLRFIEKENIRLKKEFEEFLRSLAHYLVEETDAVHGEGFWTDHWTYNLDLIESYLSIYPETKEKLLFEDKSYTYYDNAECVLPRSKRYVFVDGKVRQYNSLYLDEDKKKLIESRGKFKNIVRTNKGKGEIYRTTLISKLVNLAAIKFATTDPAGVGIEMEAGKPGWYDALNGLPGLFGSSVAESFELLRLMNFIVDALREYKHQMVSLPIEVMNLIEKTHEIVQWYENSDEEDKDFKYWEKMSDLRESYREDVKFGFGGAEIQIEAEILSDIFDKFRMKLKAALDKVISENNGLMPTYYYYEAVEYEIINEEGNQKFVNVRKFKQRSMPLFLEGMVRGFKAYATDRELLKEIYRKVKLSELYDRKLKMYKVNAPLTNETIEIGRAKAFTPGWLENESIWLHMEYKYMLELIKNGLYEEFYEDFKNVIVAFMNPEVYGRNPLENSSFIASSANPDEKIHGTGFVARLSGASAEFLSMWKIMLAGQKPFKFIDGKLFLGFEPILPGWLFDEEGKVSFNFLGKVKVTYVNPKKLDTFKVDITKQKVKLKTKNGEIVEIDGHLVPEPYAKLVRDGKIESVEVSFLYE comes from the coding sequence ATGGTCAGATACTATTTCGATGAAAACAAAAGGTTCGTTATAGAAGAGTACAATAATTCTAAACCGTTTTCAAGCTTTTTACCAGGAATAGCGGGTAAGAAAGGCATCCCATTGTGGGTATTTTACGTGAATAGAGCACAAGCGATAGCTTCGTTCGGTATAGCTCACAAAGATAATCCGATTATGGAATTTCATCCGGCCTTCAGGTCTTACCAAGTCGTTTTCACTCATGGATTCAGGACATTTGTCAAAGACTTGTCCAAGAATACATTCTTTGAGCCTTTTGGAAAGGTGTCTAATGAAAAGGTAGTTCAGAGAATGTACATCACAAGAAACGAAGTGGAGCTAGAAGAGATAAATGAAGCTCATGGCCTAAAAACGAATGTGCTTTATTTCATGTTGCCACAAGAAAATTTGGGTGCATTGATTAGAATCGTTAAGTTCCAAAATATATCAAACGAAGTCAAAAAGTTTGAGATCCTCGACGGACTGCCGGCTCTTCTTCCGTACGGAACCAATGACTACGGACTAAAGCATGTTGGTAATACACTAAAAGCATGGATGGAAGTCTACAACCTGGAAAATAAAATACCTGTATTCAAACTGAGATCAACAGCCGAGGACGTAGCAGCTGTTTCCGAGTTTAAGGAAGGTAATTTCTATGTCTCTTTCAAAATCCAGTCGCAAGCCAAAGAACTTTTGATGCCTTTGGTAGACCCAGATATTGTCTTTGGAATGAATACATCGTACATTACACCAGATGTCTTTCTTGACCAAAATTTAAGCGAAATCAAAAAAATGAAGCAAATCACATCAAACAAGGTTCCATGCGCATTTTCACCTGTTGAGGCTATATTGCAACCTGGTGAAGAACTACATCTTTACACAGTTACTGGACATACCCCAGATATGAACTTACTCAAAGAATACGCAGAGAGGTTTTCGAGCCAAGAATACCTTGAAAGAAAAAGAAGAGAAGGCTCGCAAATAATCGAAGAAATTGTCTCCGATGTGTGGACAAAAACATCGTCTGACCTGTTCGATGAATACACAAAGCAAACATACTTGGATAATGTTCTAAGAGGGGGATATCCAGTAGTTTTACGTGAAGGTAGCGACAGTCTGGTCTACCACGTATATTCAAGAAAGCACGGTGATTTAGAAAGAGACTACAACTACTTCGTTTTGCTACCTGAGTACTATTCTTCAGGAAACGCAAACTACAGAGACGTTAACCAGAACAGAAGAGAGGATGTTGTGTTCCATCCAGAAATTGGAAACTACAACATCAGATTCTTCGTCAATCTAATCCAAGCTGACGGTTACAATCCTTTGGTGATTAACGGTGTGAGGTACTCTCTCAACCCAGACTGCGAAGTAGAAGAATTCTTAAAAAGTGAATTAGAAAATCACAAAGACGTTGAAAAACTTCTCAATTTCCTGAAAGCTGGAAATTTGACTCCTGGTAAGTTGCTGAGGTTTATTGAGAAGGAAAATATAAGGCTAAAAAAAGAATTTGAAGAATTCCTGAGAAGCTTAGCACACTATTTGGTCGAGGAAACAGATGCTGTCCATGGCGAGGGTTTTTGGACAGACCACTGGACGTATAATTTGGACCTCATTGAAAGTTACTTGTCCATCTATCCAGAAACTAAAGAAAAACTGCTCTTCGAAGATAAGTCCTACACTTACTATGACAATGCGGAATGTGTTTTACCGAGATCTAAACGTTACGTCTTCGTTGATGGAAAGGTAAGGCAGTACAATTCGCTATATTTAGACGAGGACAAGAAGAAGCTCATTGAATCAAGAGGTAAGTTCAAAAACATAGTTAGAACGAACAAAGGGAAAGGTGAGATATACAGAACGACACTGATATCGAAACTTGTAAACTTAGCGGCGATAAAGTTCGCAACAACAGACCCGGCTGGTGTTGGTATAGAGATGGAGGCTGGAAAGCCAGGATGGTACGATGCACTTAACGGGCTACCTGGTCTGTTCGGTTCATCCGTAGCCGAGAGTTTTGAGCTCTTAAGACTGATGAATTTTATTGTTGATGCACTGAGGGAATATAAGCATCAAATGGTAAGCTTGCCAATAGAAGTTATGAACCTTATAGAAAAAACGCACGAAATAGTTCAGTGGTATGAAAACTCAGATGAGGAAGATAAAGACTTCAAGTACTGGGAGAAAATGTCTGACCTAAGAGAATCGTACCGTGAGGATGTAAAATTTGGCTTCGGCGGTGCTGAAATTCAAATAGAAGCAGAAATACTTTCAGACATTTTTGATAAATTCCGTATGAAGCTCAAGGCTGCGCTTGATAAAGTTATTTCTGAAAACAATGGTCTGATGCCAACGTACTACTATTACGAGGCAGTAGAGTACGAAATCATCAACGAGGAAGGTAATCAGAAATTCGTTAATGTGCGCAAATTTAAACAGAGATCAATGCCTCTGTTCTTGGAAGGAATGGTTCGCGGCTTCAAAGCTTACGCAACTGATAGGGAATTGCTGAAAGAAATTTACAGAAAGGTAAAACTGTCCGAGTTGTACGACAGGAAGCTGAAAATGTACAAAGTAAATGCTCCATTAACAAACGAAACAATAGAGATAGGTCGTGCAAAGGCATTTACTCCCGGATGGCTTGAAAATGAGTCGATCTGGTTACATATGGAATACAAATACATGCTCGAGCTTATAAAGAACGGACTTTACGAGGAATTCTACGAGGACTTCAAAAATGTAATCGTAGCCTTCATGAACCCAGAGGTTTACGGGCGAAATCCTCTCGAAAACTCTTCGTTCATAGCAAGTAGTGCAAATCCCGATGAGAAAATTCATGGCACAGGTTTTGTCGCAAGGCTAAGTGGCGCAAGTGCGGAATTCTTGAGTATGTGGAAAATAATGTTAGCAGGACAAAAACCGTTCAAGTTCATCGATGGCAAGCTCTTTTTGGGCTTCGAACCCATACTGCCTGGTTGGTTGTTCGACGAAGAGGGAAAGGTATCGTTTAATTTCCTTGGAAAAGTTAAGGTAACGTACGTGAATCCGAAAAAGCTTGACACATTTAAGGTTGATATCACAAAACAAAAAGTAAAGCTGAAAACGAAAAATGGTGAAATAGTTGAAATAGACGGTCATCTTGTCCCCGAACCGTATGCAAAACTTGTCAGGGATGGTAAAATTGAGAGTGTAGAAGTGAGTTTCTTGTACGAATAA
- a CDS encoding glycoside hydrolase family 16 protein, with protein sequence MTIAKSKVFKYVAVLVGFIFFGILTTSCVAALKEYEAMIKNTRWKLVWSDEFDGKVIDTSKWKYDIGNNNGWGNNEWQYYTEGKNAWIENGMLVIEARKETVKEGNKTFNYTSTRMKTEGKFSVQYGKIEARIKFPYGKGLWPAFWMLGSNFRYVGWPTCGEIDIVEFLGHDKWTVYGTLHGPGYFGSSGISGSMRLEPPTPDFTKDFHIFGIMWDEEKIVWYVDNRVYHVVTKSAIESRGKPWVFDNEFFIILNLAVGGNWPGYPTNETPFPARMYVDYVRVYQMESDEDE encoded by the coding sequence GTGACGATTGCAAAATCTAAGGTTTTTAAGTACGTGGCAGTTTTGGTAGGATTCATTTTCTTTGGGATACTAACCACGAGCTGTGTAGCAGCTTTAAAGGAGTACGAAGCTATGATAAAAAACACAAGGTGGAAGTTGGTTTGGTCAGATGAGTTTGATGGGAAAGTGATCGATACGAGCAAATGGAAATACGATATAGGAAACAACAACGGTTGGGGAAACAATGAGTGGCAATACTATACAGAAGGGAAAAACGCATGGATAGAAAATGGAATGCTTGTTATTGAAGCAAGAAAAGAAACTGTTAAAGAAGGAAACAAGACTTTCAATTACACGTCTACACGCATGAAGACGGAAGGGAAGTTTTCGGTCCAGTATGGTAAAATCGAAGCAAGGATAAAGTTCCCTTACGGCAAAGGTCTTTGGCCAGCATTTTGGATGCTTGGAAGCAATTTTAGATACGTTGGTTGGCCAACATGTGGTGAAATCGACATAGTTGAATTTTTAGGACACGATAAATGGACAGTATATGGGACTTTGCATGGACCTGGTTACTTTGGTTCGAGCGGTATAAGCGGAAGTATGAGATTGGAACCTCCTACACCGGACTTTACAAAGGATTTTCACATCTTCGGAATAATGTGGGATGAAGAAAAGATAGTCTGGTACGTTGATAACAGAGTATACCATGTAGTTACTAAGTCAGCGATAGAGTCCAGAGGAAAACCCTGGGTCTTCGACAACGAATTTTTCATAATACTGAACCTCGCAGTCGGGGGAAATTGGCCCGGATACCCCACGAACGAGACACCTTTCCCCGCTAGGATGTACGTAGACTATGTCAGGGTTTACCAGATGGAGAGCGACGAAGATGAATGA
- a CDS encoding LacI family DNA-binding transcriptional regulator, whose amino-acid sequence MANIRDVARMANVSIATVSRVINGSEKVSEETRKKVLNAMKKLNYKPMMSFKTTYRELFKTIGILIPDIRGYHYSDIVMAIEEYAYTKGFDIMLALPKGEPDAEQHVLDQYFRRKVDGVILGELYGGSKLIQRFEKSGIPMVVVDFAVDEINFDTVNVDNVGGGYMAMKYLYEHGHRKILFIPGPENSPAAIDRERGIRKFIDKVGRDNIEIYYGVHRGYNSEHGWVSVIRHLQEHGLNFTAIFAVNDWAAIGAIDALKDHGIKVPDEVSVIGFDDAPFANYTNPRLTTVMQPRWEMGTTAAQLLIERITDKRTRLPRNIILPTKIVERESVRQI is encoded by the coding sequence ATGGCAAACATCAGAGACGTTGCGCGAATGGCGAATGTCTCGATAGCCACTGTGTCAAGGGTTATCAACGGTAGTGAAAAAGTTTCTGAAGAGACAAGGAAGAAAGTCCTAAACGCTATGAAGAAGCTAAACTACAAACCCATGATGTCATTCAAAACAACCTACAGAGAGCTCTTCAAAACCATAGGCATTTTGATTCCCGATATACGCGGATACCATTACAGCGATATTGTTATGGCCATAGAGGAATACGCGTATACAAAAGGATTTGATATAATGTTAGCACTTCCTAAAGGCGAACCTGATGCGGAACAGCACGTTTTGGACCAATACTTCAGAAGGAAAGTTGATGGGGTCATACTTGGAGAGCTTTACGGAGGTAGCAAACTCATACAACGCTTTGAGAAAAGTGGAATACCGATGGTCGTTGTAGATTTCGCAGTAGATGAGATTAACTTCGATACAGTTAACGTCGATAACGTTGGAGGCGGATACATGGCTATGAAGTATCTCTACGAACACGGACACAGAAAAATACTGTTCATACCCGGTCCGGAAAACTCGCCTGCTGCAATCGATAGAGAAAGAGGGATAAGAAAGTTCATTGACAAAGTAGGAAGAGACAATATAGAAATTTACTATGGAGTCCATAGGGGCTACAACTCTGAACACGGATGGGTGAGTGTAATTCGTCATCTTCAAGAACATGGTCTCAATTTTACAGCAATATTCGCAGTCAACGATTGGGCAGCGATAGGTGCTATTGATGCGCTGAAGGATCATGGAATAAAAGTGCCTGACGAAGTCTCGGTAATAGGTTTTGACGACGCGCCATTTGCAAATTACACCAACCCGAGACTTACAACTGTAATGCAACCGAGGTGGGAAATGGGAACAACCGCAGCTCAGCTTTTGATAGAGCGTATAACGGATAAACGAACAAGACTTCCTAGAAACATCATACTCCCAACAAAGATAGTTGAAAGAGAATCAGTGAGACAAATTTGA
- a CDS encoding carbohydrate binding domain-containing protein — MRKLMKRLGLFLVVLLLFAYKTEVVADVSEQFELSGTATSLLNNWNFRSNIRNDQVNAPFEWWLWEAAKYGVSDGNVAAYGVKDGYAFIKIAAPGSDTWHIQFNQWVKLKQEKYYLISFRAKADQPRTINVKILTNHDPWVNYLAQTVELTKEWNTYTFYYKHPDKADETVNFCFELGKGPATTVYIADVILLPVNESEVQESKEE; from the coding sequence ATGCGCAAGTTGATGAAGAGGTTAGGACTCTTTCTTGTTGTTTTGTTACTGTTTGCTTACAAAACGGAAGTTGTAGCTGATGTCTCTGAGCAATTTGAATTAAGTGGTACAGCAACGAGCTTGCTCAACAACTGGAACTTCCGCTCAAATATCAGAAACGACCAAGTAAACGCTCCTTTTGAATGGTGGTTGTGGGAAGCAGCAAAATATGGTGTTAGCGATGGTAATGTTGCAGCATACGGTGTAAAGGATGGGTATGCCTTCATCAAAATCGCAGCTCCAGGGTCTGATACATGGCACATCCAGTTTAATCAGTGGGTAAAACTTAAGCAAGAGAAGTACTATCTGATTTCTTTTAGAGCAAAAGCTGACCAACCAAGAACGATCAACGTCAAGATTTTGACGAACCACGATCCTTGGGTGAATTACCTTGCTCAAACAGTTGAACTCACAAAGGAATGGAATACATATACATTCTACTACAAACATCCGGATAAAGCAGATGAGACCGTCAACTTCTGTTTTGAACTTGGAAAAGGACCAGCGACTACAGTTTATATAGCTGATGTTATTCTCTTACCAGTTAATGAATCAGAAGTTCAAGAATCTAAAGAAGAATGA
- the gltA gene encoding NADPH-dependent glutamate synthase, protein MAVKDRVPVPELEPSVRKGNFLEVSQGYTFELAHQEAQRCLQCKVPTCVSGCPVGIDIPGFIKEIIKGNLKKSYEILKSYNYLPAICGRVCPQEVQCEGACVLNKIGKPINIGALERFVADFASQEGFEDEVGRLSFSEGISKELGNAPRKLTDLRSKKVAVVGSGPAGLTAASELGKLGVQVHVYEALHEFGGVLVYGIPEFRLPKEIVRREVLQLETLGVELIKNIPVGYAIHPKELLEKYDAVFIGVGAGTPKFMGIPGSELNGVYSANEFLTRVNLMKAYKFPEYDTPIKVGKRVVVVGGGNTAMDAARSALRLGAQVTVVYRRTEAEMPARRAEIHHAKEEGIEFLFLTNPVRYIGNETGKLVGVECIRMELGDPDESGRRRPVPVANSNFVIEADVVIEAIGTESNRFLLNQFPDLKTNKYGYIVTNEYGQTSIPKVFAGGDIVTGSATVILAMGAGKKAAEGIVKFLVY, encoded by the coding sequence ATGGCTGTAAAAGATAGAGTTCCAGTGCCTGAACTTGAACCGTCTGTAAGAAAGGGGAATTTTCTTGAAGTTTCACAGGGATATACGTTTGAATTGGCTCATCAGGAAGCGCAGAGGTGTTTGCAATGTAAAGTTCCCACTTGTGTTTCGGGATGCCCAGTCGGTATAGATATCCCTGGATTTATAAAGGAGATAATCAAGGGCAATTTAAAAAAATCCTACGAGATACTCAAGAGTTATAACTACCTGCCGGCTATATGCGGTCGCGTATGTCCGCAGGAAGTTCAATGCGAAGGTGCATGCGTCTTAAACAAGATCGGAAAGCCGATAAATATAGGTGCGCTTGAAAGATTCGTAGCTGACTTCGCAAGCCAAGAAGGATTCGAAGACGAAGTTGGGAGATTATCGTTCTCGGAAGGTATCTCTAAGGAACTCGGCAATGCTCCGAGAAAATTAACTGATTTAAGGTCTAAAAAAGTTGCGGTGGTTGGTTCTGGGCCTGCTGGTCTGACTGCTGCTTCGGAGCTTGGAAAACTCGGTGTTCAAGTTCACGTTTATGAAGCGCTGCACGAGTTTGGTGGAGTGCTTGTTTACGGTATCCCCGAATTCAGGCTCCCAAAAGAGATAGTCAGACGCGAGGTGCTGCAGCTTGAAACACTTGGTGTAGAGTTAATAAAGAATATTCCCGTTGGTTACGCAATTCATCCGAAGGAATTGCTTGAAAAGTACGATGCTGTTTTTATTGGAGTTGGTGCAGGAACTCCGAAATTTATGGGAATCCCCGGAAGCGAGCTAAATGGTGTCTATTCTGCGAACGAGTTTCTTACCCGTGTGAATTTAATGAAGGCCTATAAATTCCCAGAATACGATACCCCCATAAAGGTAGGTAAAAGGGTTGTTGTTGTCGGTGGTGGTAATACAGCGATGGATGCGGCAAGAAGTGCTTTGAGGCTTGGAGCACAAGTTACAGTAGTATATCGAAGAACGGAAGCGGAAATGCCGGCAAGACGGGCCGAAATTCATCATGCTAAGGAAGAAGGTATTGAATTTCTATTCTTGACCAATCCTGTTAGGTACATTGGCAACGAAACAGGAAAATTAGTCGGCGTGGAATGCATAAGAATGGAACTTGGAGATCCTGACGAGAGCGGAAGAAGAAGGCCAGTTCCAGTAGCAAATAGCAACTTTGTTATCGAAGCGGATGTCGTAATTGAAGCGATAGGGACAGAGTCCAATAGATTCTTGCTTAACCAATTCCCCGATTTAAAAACAAACAAGTACGGCTATATTGTGACGAACGAATACGGTCAGACAAGCATACCAAAGGTTTTTGCTGGAGGTGACATTGTAACCGGCTCAGCAACAGTTATCTTGGCCATGGGTGCAGGTAAAAAAGCTGCAGAAGGAATCGTTAAGTTCTTGGTGTATTAA
- a CDS encoding sulfide/dihydroorotate dehydrogenase-like FAD/NAD-binding protein, translated as MSKIPKNTILSKQRLAKATYEFWIDNALVAENAKPGQFVIIRTSEKGERIPITIADTQENAFRIVVKAVGKSTIELCMKNAGEQLYDIVGPLGKPSEIDCYGDVLIIGGGVGIAAILPIAKALKNAGNKVRVILGAKTSTELILQDEFSFADKLVICTDDGSEGIKGTVVDGMMEEFNLENPNVIWSVGPAPMMKATSMIAAQYGIPIWVSLNAIMVDGTGMCGGCRVLIRKEENGVTKEEIKYVCVDGPEFDGRYVDWESFIRRLQQYKEEEQKALERFLEEVGDISWL; from the coding sequence ATGAGCAAAATTCCAAAAAATACTATACTGTCAAAACAACGACTTGCAAAGGCTACGTACGAGTTCTGGATAGATAACGCACTTGTTGCAGAAAATGCGAAACCTGGCCAATTCGTGATAATTAGAACCTCAGAGAAAGGTGAACGAATTCCGATAACAATAGCTGATACGCAGGAAAACGCGTTTCGAATAGTCGTGAAGGCTGTAGGAAAATCCACTATAGAACTTTGTATGAAGAATGCAGGTGAGCAACTCTACGATATTGTGGGACCTCTCGGTAAACCTAGTGAGATAGATTGTTATGGAGATGTTTTGATCATTGGTGGTGGAGTAGGGATAGCCGCTATACTACCGATTGCGAAGGCGCTTAAGAATGCTGGGAACAAAGTACGCGTGATACTCGGTGCCAAAACATCTACAGAATTGATTTTGCAAGATGAGTTCTCTTTTGCGGACAAGCTTGTGATTTGCACAGACGATGGAAGCGAAGGTATAAAAGGAACGGTTGTAGACGGGATGATGGAAGAATTTAACTTGGAAAATCCAAATGTGATTTGGTCAGTTGGACCTGCTCCGATGATGAAGGCTACGAGCATGATCGCTGCACAGTATGGCATACCAATCTGGGTCTCTCTGAATGCCATAATGGTTGATGGAACAGGTATGTGCGGTGGGTGCAGGGTGTTGATAAGAAAAGAAGAAAATGGTGTTACAAAGGAAGAAATTAAATACGTTTGTGTCGATGGGCCAGAATTTGATGGGAGATACGTGGATTGGGAGAGTTTTATAAGAAGGTTGCAACAGTACAAGGAAGAAGAACAGAAGGCACTGGAGAGATTTTTGGAAGAAGTAGGTGATATATCATGGCTGTAA